In Zingiber officinale cultivar Zhangliang chromosome 3B, Zo_v1.1, whole genome shotgun sequence, a single window of DNA contains:
- the LOC122056102 gene encoding G-type lectin S-receptor-like serine/threonine-protein kinase At2g19130 gives MACCSSSSIESCFCCCFLFSLLLLFSSATSTDTIAVNDSVTGNQSITSKDGNFVLGFFTPPGSSSLNYYIGIWYNKISVLTPVWVANRATPVTDPTTSELRISDDGNLVLRVNYSKTILWSTNVTTISSSNSTVAVILDNGNLQLMDGSNSSLIFWQSFDHPTDTWLPGGKLVFNKITKRPQHLTSWKNKVDPSPGIFTYGMDPTGCLQYLILWNMSRICWASGLWDGHEFSSVPEATSNYMYHMQVVNDTDEMYVTYTVDETNYLTSRLVLDYDSGEIQELVWMENLKSWMLIWAQPKSKCSVYGVCGPFGSCTDFRSPFCYCVKGFRIKSQRDWDLGDRSQGCERMTALQCSGLNNNSADSEKDGFFEMTNVRLPDNPFKLTMLRSSQDCELVCLNNCSCNAYSFNSSGCFVWQGELLNLQEESNESDAGTLYLRLAASELPSSESSKKRVVIWVIVGVVPCIIVCLFVVCILILKPGRRRMVQKSEAVQSSLVSFTYNELRIATKNFSDKLGGGGFGSVFKGSLPGSIDIAVKKLEGFYQGEKQFRAEVSTLGAIQHVNLIRLMGFCSQGTKKLLVYEFMSSGSLATQLFHNNSNVLDWNTRYQIAIRTARGLAYLHEQCRDNIIHCDIKPENILLDDALMPKVADFGLAKLFGRNFSKVLTTIRGSRGYLAPEWIEGTPITTKVDVYSYGMMLFEIISGKRNLVCATDSCFEFFPTVATSKLINGDVEGLLDHRLEGEADLGELEVACKLAGWCIQDDESSRPTMSQIVQALEGNLDINIPPIPKFLQDLTDSWPDNINSPGNFSSNQNSNSCASSTSHQINNATT, from the coding sequence ATGGCTTGTTGTTCATCATCATCAATTGAGTCATGCTTCTGCTGCtgcttcttgttttctcttcttctactcTTCTCCTCAGCAACATCAACTGACACAATCGCTGTAAATGACTCTGTGACAGGGAACCAAAGCATCACCTCCAAAGATGGCAATTTCGTTCTTGGCTTCTTCACGCCACCAGGTAGCTCCTCTCTCAACTATTATATCGGCATCTGGTACAATAAGATCTCCGTGCTCACCCCAGTATGGGTGGCCAACAGAGCCACCCCAGTCACAGACCCGACCACGTCAGAGCTCAGAATCTCTGACGATGGTAACCTCGTCCTCCGCGTCAACTACTCCAAAACCATCCTATGGTCCACCAATGTCACCACCATCTCTTCCTCCAACTCCACAGTTGCCGTCATCCTTGACAATGGTAATCTCCAGCTCATGGATGGATCCAACTCCTCACTCATCTTTTGGCAGAGCTTTGATCACCCCACTGACACTTGGCTTCCTGGTGGCAAGTTGGTGTTCAATAAGATCACCAAAAGACCTCAACACCTCACTTCCTGGAAGAATAAAGTTGACCCTTCTCCTGGGATCTTCACCTATGGGATGGATCCGACTGGATGCTTACAATACTTAATTTTGTGGAATATGTCTCGGATATGTTGGGCTAGTGGACTGTGGGATGGCCACGAATTTAGTTCAGTCCCTGAGGCCACATCAAATTATATGTACCACATGCAAGTAGTCAATGATACAGATGAGATGTATGTCACATACACTGTAGATGAAACCAATTATCTCACGTCTAGACTAGTACTGGATTATGATTCCGGTGAGATCCAAGAACTGGTGTGGATGGAGAATTTGAAGTCATGGATGCTCATCTGGGCTCAACCAAAAAGCAAGTGCTCAGTTTATGGGGTATGTGGACCTTTTGGTAGCTGCACTGACTTCAGATCACCCTTCTGTTATTGTGTTAAAGGTTTCAGGATCAAGTCTCAGAGAGATTGGGATTTGGGTGATAGAAGTCAGGGTTGTGAGAGGATGACTGCTTTACAATGTAGTGGTTTAAATAACAACTCTGCCGATTCAGAGAAAGATGGCTTCTTTGAGATGACAAATGTTAGGCTACCAGATAACCCCTTCAAATTGACCATGCTTAGGAGCTCACAAGATTGCGAACTAGTTTGCTTGAATAACTGCTCTTGTAATGCTTATTCCTTTAACTCTAGTGGGTGTTTTGTTTGGCAGGGAGAGTTGCTTAATCTCCAAGAAGAATCTAATGAATCTGATGCAGGTACACTTTACCTTCGGTTGGCGGCCTCTGAGTTGCCAAGTTCTGAAAGCAGCAAAAAGAGAGTGgtcatatgggtaatagtagggGTTGTGCCATGTAtcattgtttgtttgtttgttgtttGTATCTTAATTCTGAAGCCAGGACGTAGAAGAATGGTTCAGAAGTCAGAGGCTGTGCAAAGTTCTTTAGTCTCTTTTACATACAATGAGCTGCGCATTGCCACCAAAAATTTCTCAGATAAGCTTGGAGGAGGGGGCTTTGGATCAGTGTTTAAAGGGTCGTTGCCTGGTTCAATTGATATTGCAGTGAAGAAACTCGAAGGTTTTTATCAAGGAGAGAAACAGTTCAGAGCAGAGGTGAGCACACTAGGAGCCATTCAACATGTAAACCTTATTCGACTAATGGGCTTTTGCTCTCAAGGAACCAAGAAATTACTGGTTTATGAGTTCATGTCGAGCGGTTCTTTAGCTACTCAGCTTTTTCATAACAATTCAAATGTTTTGGACTGGAACACAAGATATCAAATTGCTATCAGAACTGCGAGAGGATTAGCTTATCTTCATGAGCAGTGCAGAGACAACATTATACATTGTGATATTAAGCCAGAGAACATACTGTTGGATGATGCGCTCATGCCAAAAGTGGCAGATTTCGGTCTAGCAAAGCTCTTTGGAAGGAACTTTAGCAAAGTTCTCACTACCATTCGAGGGAGTAGAGGATATCTTGCACCTGAATGGATTGAAGGTACACCCATCACCACCAAAGTAGATGTTTATAGCTATGGAATGATGTTGTTCGAGATCATATCCGGCAAGAGAAATTTAGTCTGTGCAACAGACAGTTGTTTTGAGTTCTTTCCAACAGTGGCAACAAGCAAACTCATTAATGGAGATGTCGAAGGATTGCTAGACCACCGGCTCGAGGGTGAAGCTGACTTGGGAGAGCTTGAAGTAGCTTGTAAATTGGCTGGTTGGTGCATTCAAGATGATGAGAGTTCCAGGCCAACGATGAGTCAGATTGTTCAAGCTCTAGAGGGCAATCTAGACATCAACATTCCTCCTATTCCCAAGTTTCTCCAAGACCTAACCGACTCTTGGCCCGACAACATCAATTCCCCTggaaatttctcttcaaatcagAATTCCAACAGTTGTGCCTCTTCAACTAGCCATCAGATAAACAATGCTACAACTTAA
- the LOC122056105 gene encoding uncharacterized protein LOC122056105, with protein MAIDRRTDKLIRRTAMVGTATAAYLLLTADYGPQDNALLPIKRAIESAESSFKRYIFGSGRIQESAEEDPKNENSK; from the exons ATGGCGATAGATCGGAGGACCGACAAGCTGATCCGCCGCACCGCCATGGTCGGCACCGCCACCGCCGCCTACCTCCTCCTCACCGCCGACTATGGCCCCCAAGACAACGCTCTTCTCCCC ATCAAGCGGGCTATTGAGTCAGCGGAGTCGTCTTTCAAGAGATACATCTTTGGTTCCGGAAGAATTCAAGAGAGCGCAGAGGAAGATCCCAAGAATGAAAATTCTAAATAG
- the LOC122056103 gene encoding O-glucosyltransferase rumi-like — MKAQLNRLGNGGDQARYGVLDSRGRNPVAAVSTHSAVKLIIAAFVGLLFLVFLISNNATFSWSDQGGDPHPKLALNQPIEPDLRRPITLVCPNQTAQTESAPPVIQCRGSPPPPPSGARLRPSAACPEYFRWIHEDLRPWRETGITRDMVLRSLPFATIHMVVVGGRVYVQEYFGRGLSRNVFTLWGILQLIQRYPGRVPDFELVFNCMDMPSVKAAEYNASTGPPPPLFHYCKDDKTRDILFPDWSFWGWPETNIRPWVPLMKEMKEGNAEVKWTERVPYAYWKGTPFMGGTRLDLVKCNVTKERDWNARIYAQDWNKESKQGYHRSNLARQCHHRYRIYVEGLAWSVSQKYIMACNSPTLFVDTKFIEFFQRGLMPSRHYWPVAVNNKCRAIKFAVDWGNAHPEEAQAMGKASSDFFQEQVTMDHVYDYMLHSITEYAKLLRYQPSVPEGFTEVCMESLACHASEKTKEYMLESMERWTSDTEPCALDPPFTSDELQKLLETRENNVKQVETWEQQAGEEQGNKN, encoded by the exons atgAAAGCGCAGCTGAACAGGCTCGGAAATGGAGGCGATCAGGCAAGGTACGGTGTGCTGGATAGCAGAGGGAGGAATCCGGTGGCCGCCGTCTCCACTCACTCCGCCGTGAAGCTGATCATCGCCGCCTTCGTCGGCCTCCTCTTCCTCGTCTTCCTCATCTCTAACAATGCG ACATTTAGTTGGAGCGATCAAGGAGGAGATCCACACCCAAAACTCGCATTGAACCAACCGATTGAACCGGATTTAAGAAGACCCATCACGTTGGTCTGCCCGAACCAAACGGCCCAAACCGAATCGGCACCGCCCGTCATCCAATGCCGGGGATCGCCGCCCCCTCCTCCTTCCGGCGCCCGCCTCCGCCCCTCCGCTGCCTGCCCCGAATACTTCCGCTGGATCCACGAGGATCTACGACCATGGAGAGAAACTGGAATCACCCGCGATATGGTCCTGCGATCGCTCCCCTTCGCGACGATCCACATGGTGGTCGTCGGCGGCCGCGTCTACGTGCAGGAGTACTTCGGCCGCGGCCTGTCGCGAAACGTGTTCACCCTTTGGGGTATTCTACAGCTCATCCAGCGGTACCCCGGCCGCGTGCCGGACTTCGAGCTGGTGTTTAATTGCATGGACATGCCGTCGGTGAAGGCGGCGGAGTACAACGCTTCGACCGGCCCACCGCCGCCGCTTTTCCACTACTGCAAGGACGACAAGACGAGGGACATCCTCTTCCCCGATTGGTCCTTCTGGGGATG GCCGGAGACGAACATAAGGCCATGGGTTCCCTTGATGAAGGAGATGAAGGAAGGCAATGCAGAGGTGAAATGGACGGAGAGAGTACCGTATGCTTACTGGAAGGGCACTCCTTTCATGGGCGGCACCAGGCTCGACCTTGTCAAGTGCAATGTGACCAAAGAACGAGACTGGAATGCTCGAATCTATGCACAG GATTGGAACAAAGAATCGAAGCAAGGGTATCACCGGTCAAATCTGGCCAGGCAATGCCACCACAG GTATAGGATTTATGTGGAGGGACTTGCGTGGTCTGTGAGCCAGAAGTACATCATGGCCTGCAACTCACCGACGCTCTTtgttgacactaagttcattgaGTTCTTCCAACGTGGCCTCATGCCCAGCCGCCATTACTGGCCTGTTGCTGTGAACAACAAGTGCAGGGCCATCAAATTCGCTGTTGACTGGGGTAACGCTCACCCGGAGGAG GCACAAGCTATGGGCAAAGCCAGCAGTGATTTCTTCCAGGAACAAGTGACAATGGATCATGTTTATGATTACATGTTGCACTCAATTACAGAGTACGCCAAGCTTCTGAGGTATCAGCCTAGTGTACCAGAAGGCTTCACTGAAGTTTGCATGGAGTCTTTGGCCTGCCATGCTTCAGAGAAGACCAAGGAATACATGTTGGAATCCATGGAGAGGTGGACAAGTGACACAGAACCCTGTGCATTAGATCCACCCTTTACTTCAGACGAGCTCCAGAAGCTGCTCGAGACAAGGGAGAACAATGTGAAGCAAGTGGAGACGTGGGAGCAGCAAGCTGGGGAGGAACAAGGGAACAAGAACTAG
- the LOC122056104 gene encoding probable CoA ligase CCL9 — protein sequence MEGFATLTAVLRKAAADFPSRRAVFVPGRLELSHDRLHQLVDATAARFAASGVRAGDVVALAFPNTVELVIVFLAVIRARGVAIPLNSAYTQEEFVFYLSDSEAKLLVTSAEGNAAAEAAAEQLGIPRAAASLSDASGALELTLPGGEEDGAALLAGRINDPSDVALFLHTSGTTSRPKGVPLTQLNLAASVKNIKSVYRLTEADSTVIVLPLFHVHGLMAALLSSLSAAASVTLPAAGRFSASTFWADMVASGATWYTAVPTIHQILLDRHSARPEPTYPKLRFIRSCSASLAPAILEHLEAAFGAPVLEAYAMTEASHQMASNPLPEDGPRTPGAVGPPAGLEMAILDEEGSRRPAGEPGEVCIRGLNVTKGYKNNPEANKAAFAFGWFHTGDVGFLDTDGYLHLVGRIKELINRGGEKISPIEVDAVLLEHPNIAQAVAFGVPDDKYGEEINCAVIPRDGAEVDESEVVRHCRKNLAAFKVPKRVFITDSLPKTATGKIQRRVVAEFFVQPAKAARAGA from the exons ATGGAAGGGTTCGCCACTCTCACCGCCGTCCTCCGGAAGGCCGCTGCCGACTTCCCCTCCCGCCGGGCCGTCTTTGTACCCGGCCGGCTCGAGCTCTCGCACGACCGCCTCCACCAACTCGTCGACGCCACCGCCGCCCGGTTCGCCGCATCCGGCGTCCGTGCCGGCGATGTCGTAGCGCTCGCTTTTCCTAACACCGTTGAG CTCGTGATCGTCTTCCTCGCCGTCATTCGGGCCCGCGGCGTGGCCATCCCGCTCAATTCCGCTTATACGCAAGAGGAGTTCGTGTTTTACCTGTCCGACTCGGAGGCGAAGCTGCTGGTGACGAGCGCGGAGGGCAACGCGGCCGCGGAAGCGGCAGCGGAGCAACTCGGGATCCCCCGCGCCGCCGCGTCGCTCTCAGACGCGTCGGGAGCGCTGGAGCTCACCCTCCCTGGCGGGGAGGAGGATGGTGCCGCCCTGCTCGCCGGCCGCATCAATGATCCTTCGGACGTCGCGCTATTTCTCCATACCTCCGGGACGACGAGTCGCCCCAAGGGAGTGCCTCTTACGCAGCTCAACCTGGCGGCGTCGGTCAAGAACATCAAATCCGTGTATCGGCTCACCGAGGCGGATTCCACGGTGATCGTACTTCCCCTGTTCCACGTCCACGGTCTGATGGCGGCGCTTCTCTCCTCCCTCTCCGCCGCCGCCTCCGTGACCCTCCCAGCGGCTGGTCGCTTCTCGGCCTCCACATTTTGGGCCGACATGGTCGCCTCCGGCGCCACTTGGTACACCGCGGTTCCCACCATCCACCAGATCCTGCTCGATCGCCACTCCGCCCGGCCCGAGCCAACTTACCCTAAGCTCCGCTTCATCCGGAGCTGCAGCGCGTCGCTGGCGCCGGCGATCCTCGAGCATTTGGAGGCCGCTTTCGGCGCTCCCGTCCTGGAGGCGTACGCGATGACCGAGGCTTCGCACCAGATGGCATCGAATCCGCTCCCGGAGGACGGGCCGCGGACGCCCGGCGCCGTGGGCCCCCCTGCAGGTCTGGAGATGGCGATCCTCGACGAGGAAGGCTCCCGCCGGCCGGCGGGCGAGCCCGGCGAAGTCTGCATCCGTGGGCTCAACGTGACCAAGGGCTATAAAAACAACCCCGAGGCCAACAAGGCGGCCTTCGCCTTCGGGTGGTTCCACACTGGAGACGTCGGCTTCCTCGACACCGATGGCTACCTCCACCTCGTCGGCCGCATCAAGGAGCTCATCAACCGCGGAG GCGAGAAGATCTCCCCGATCGAGGTAGACGCGGTGCTGCTGGAGCACCCGAACATCGCGCAGGCGGTGGCGTTCGGCGTGCCAGACGACAAGTACGGCGAAGAG ATAAATTGCGCAGTGATCCCGAGGGACGGGGCGGAGGTCGATGAGTCAGAGGTGGTGAGGCATTGCCGAAAGAACCTGGCGGCGTTCAAGGTGCCGAAGAGGGTGTTCATCACGGACTCGCTGCCGAAGACGGCGACGGGGAAGATCCAACGGCGGGTAGTGGCGGAGTTCTTCGTGCAGCCCGCGAAGGCGGCCAGGGCCGGCGCTTaa